A window from Mytilus galloprovincialis chromosome 8, xbMytGall1.hap1.1, whole genome shotgun sequence encodes these proteins:
- the LOC143043831 gene encoding ficolin-1-A-like, which translates to MTKYTIIGMILVIGASMADTDYSSDVTCLRKTAEKIVEVLSDSCACKKKCESEPCSVKRPSDCSDLDKATCKSGIYKIYPENTSGFNVFCEMEKHGGGWTVFQHRKNGKVDFYLDWESYKNGFGKLDGECCLGNDHLHQITAQGKYKLRIDMQDFEKKSRYASYKQFGVGDEKSGYQLSVAGYNGNAGDSFTYHNGQKFSTKDKGNSSICAHRYNGAWWYKSCYLSNLNGLYLKGNHKSYANGINWRDWKGYHYSLKTTTMMIRKA; encoded by the exons ATGACAAAATATACAATCATAGGTATGATTCTGGTTATAGGAGCCTCTATGGCTGATACAGATTATTCATCAG ATGTTACATGTTTAAGAAAAACTGCAGAAAAGATTGTTGAAGTATTGTCCGACAGCTGTGCCTGCAAAAAGAAATGTGAATCTGAACCTTGCTCTG TGAAAAGACCGTCTGACTGTAGTGATCTAGATAAAGCGACTTGCAAAAGTGGAATCTACAAGATATACCCAGAAAATACTTCTGGGTTCAACGTTTTCTGTGAAATGGAAAAGCATGGTGGAGGATGGACT GTCTTTCAGCATCGAAAAAATGGGAAGGTGGATTTTTACCTAGACTGGGAGTCGTACAAGAATGGTTTTGGAAAATTGGACGGAGAATGTTGTTTGG GTAATGACCACCTGCATCAGATAACAGCTCAGGGAAAGTACAAACTGCGTATAGATATGcaagattttgagaaaaaatcaagATATGCAAGTTACAAACAATTCGGAGTTGGAGACGAAAAGTCAGGATACCAGCTATCAGTGGCAGGTTACAATGGAAATGCTG GAGATTCATTCACCTACCACAATGGCCAGAAGTTCTCAACAAAAGATAAAGGTAATAGTAGTATATGCGCACATCGATACAATGGAGCTTGGTGGTATAAATCTTGTTATTTAAGTAATCTAAACGGTCTATATTTGAAGGGAAACCACAAATCATATGCAAATGGCATAAATTGGCGCGATTGGAAAGGATACCACTACTCACTGAAGACAACAACCATGATGATCCGAAAAGCATAA